Proteins from one Leptonema illini DSM 21528 genomic window:
- a CDS encoding high-potential iron-sulfur protein, with translation MDQISRKDFLVKGLVTGAAVAGAGAILAACKKEEKKAEAPAASCNDTTGLTPEDIQQRTNLQYVDQTADPAKRCDNCALYIAAAAGAACGGCNLIKGPINPAGYCASWVAKS, from the coding sequence ATGGATCAAATCTCCCGTAAGGATTTTCTTGTAAAAGGACTTGTAACAGGTGCAGCAGTAGCCGGCGCCGGTGCAATCCTTGCCGCTTGCAAAAAAGAAGAAAAGAAGGCAGAAGCGCCGGCAGCGTCGTGCAACGACACAACCGGTCTTACGCCCGAAGATATTCAGCAGCGCACGAATCTTCAGTATGTAGACCAGACCGCTGATCCGGCGAAGCGTTGTGACAACTGCGCGCTTTACATCGCCGCGGCTGCAGGCGCTGCCTGTGGCGGTTGCAACCTGATCAAGGGACCGATCAACCCGGCTGGCTACTGTGCCTCGTGGGTAGCAAAAAGCTAA
- a CDS encoding glycoside hydrolase family 3 protein translates to MKRIISLLLFVFACGASREGANDAAARYSISPRIEAGDVERLKDQAGPYEQALRKRAAQITASLPLEKKVGQIIHVGLYGKTASSSIEDVIKRYHPGGVILFAANIGRSAEVKKLNADLQKMSLAHTGIPLLISIDQEGGRVIRVSEGVTDFPGMMALGQSGDPRLAYVTGFVTARELRALGFNFLFAPVLDVNNNPDNPVINTRSPGSDPALVSDIGTAYMLGAMDARSLPTIKHFPGHGDTNTDSHYALPVIRRTEAQLHEVELPPFKKAIDAGAPAVMVAHILFEQLDGKNPSTLSPAIVDGLLRKKLGFKGIVITDAMEMKAVADRYPMGEAAVKAVKAGVDITLLTAQSDHIRQIHERLMLAVANKEIDEAAIDAAVERQIFEKLKNGTGDALWTGEGLLQKADEAETTLLREYEELLEKRAVALEAAMQAEFGEHPDRAILFKAVRSLRRDFPGAGSPSKLFVFYRSRAVKEEALAVGVPPSQVLPLFNVRQLWIRADQAAYRGNWIVELTEGDIAAWNSLSYRAGKRTVVGLLPGSPFLPFRITDHAFVLCTFAPQREGLRAMMRRSLGAVPATTVKLKEQKG, encoded by the coding sequence ATGAAGCGAATCATCAGCCTCCTTCTTTTCGTCTTCGCCTGTGGGGCGTCACGCGAAGGCGCGAACGACGCCGCCGCGCGGTATTCCATCTCTCCGCGGATTGAAGCCGGCGACGTCGAACGATTGAAAGATCAGGCCGGTCCCTACGAACAGGCGCTTCGAAAACGCGCGGCGCAGATCACGGCCTCTTTACCGCTCGAAAAGAAGGTCGGGCAGATCATCCATGTCGGTTTGTACGGCAAAACGGCCTCTTCTTCCATTGAAGACGTCATCAAGCGCTATCATCCCGGTGGTGTTATCCTTTTTGCCGCGAACATCGGTCGCTCCGCCGAGGTGAAAAAACTGAACGCCGATTTGCAGAAGATGTCGCTTGCCCATACGGGCATTCCGCTCTTGATCAGCATCGATCAGGAAGGCGGCCGCGTCATTAGAGTCAGCGAGGGCGTAACCGACTTTCCGGGCATGATGGCTCTCGGTCAGAGCGGAGATCCGCGGCTGGCCTATGTTACGGGCTTCGTTACGGCCCGTGAGCTGCGCGCTCTCGGTTTTAATTTTCTGTTTGCTCCCGTTCTCGATGTGAACAACAATCCTGATAACCCCGTTATCAATACAAGGTCGCCCGGTAGCGACCCGGCGCTTGTTTCAGATATCGGAACGGCCTATATGCTCGGCGCCATGGATGCTCGCTCTCTGCCGACGATAAAACACTTTCCCGGGCATGGCGATACAAACACCGACAGCCACTACGCTCTTCCCGTGATCCGTCGTACGGAAGCCCAGCTTCACGAAGTCGAGCTGCCGCCTTTCAAAAAAGCCATCGATGCCGGAGCGCCTGCCGTTATGGTCGCTCATATCCTTTTCGAGCAGCTTGACGGCAAGAATCCGTCGACGCTCAGTCCGGCCATCGTCGACGGCCTGCTTCGTAAAAAGCTGGGATTCAAAGGCATCGTCATCACCGACGCCATGGAGATGAAGGCGGTGGCCGATCGTTATCCTATGGGCGAGGCGGCCGTGAAAGCGGTAAAGGCAGGCGTCGATATCACCTTGCTCACAGCGCAGAGCGATCATATTCGCCAGATTCACGAACGCCTGATGCTGGCGGTTGCAAATAAAGAGATCGATGAGGCTGCGATCGATGCGGCCGTCGAGCGACAGATCTTTGAGAAGCTGAAAAACGGAACGGGCGATGCGCTCTGGACAGGAGAGGGTCTGCTGCAAAAGGCCGACGAGGCCGAGACGACACTGCTGCGTGAATACGAAGAGTTGCTCGAAAAGAGGGCCGTAGCGCTCGAAGCGGCGATGCAGGCGGAGTTTGGCGAGCACCCGGATCGAGCCATTCTATTCAAGGCCGTGCGATCGTTGCGCAGAGACTTTCCGGGCGCCGGCTCTCCGTCGAAGCTTTTCGTCTTCTATCGCAGCCGGGCCGTTAAGGAAGAGGCGCTTGCCGTCGGAGTTCCGCCCTCGCAGGTGCTACCGCTTTTCAATGTCCGCCAGCTCTGGATACGGGCCGATCAGGCGGCTTACAGAGGGAACTGGATCGTTGAGCTAACCGAGGGCGATATCGCTGCCTGGAATTCGCTCTCCTACAGAGCAGGGAAAAGAACCGTTGTCGGTCTGCTGCCCGGATCTCCCTTTCTTCCGTTTCGAATAACGGATCATGCCTTTGTCTTATGTACGTTTGCCCCGCAGCGAGAAGGGCTGCGTGCGATGATGCGACGTTCTCTTGGCGCTGTGCCTGCTACGACGGTTAAGCTGAAAGAGCAGAAGGGATAA
- a CDS encoding acyl-CoA thioesterase, which produces MEKNRSPATRFRRYPFEHKQYVAWGDMDAFSHLNNVVYVRYFENARVEFFRRLGVWSNEPGPEHGPVIVNLAMQYRKQVRYPAELSITLGVSRLKTRTFSFVCAMFDGTGECVHTAEADFMWIHFEKATPISVPDEVIRAFEAYRV; this is translated from the coding sequence ATGGAAAAAAACCGGTCACCGGCAACCCGTTTCCGTAGGTATCCGTTCGAGCATAAGCAATACGTGGCCTGGGGCGATATGGATGCTTTCAGTCATCTCAATAATGTCGTTTACGTGCGGTACTTTGAGAATGCTCGCGTCGAATTCTTCCGTCGTTTGGGCGTGTGGTCGAACGAGCCCGGTCCGGAGCACGGGCCCGTTATCGTAAACCTGGCCATGCAGTATCGCAAGCAGGTGCGCTATCCTGCCGAGCTTTCGATCACGCTTGGCGTCAGCCGTCTCAAGACGCGCACGTTTTCGTTTGTCTGCGCTATGTTTGACGGGACGGGAGAATGCGTGCATACGGCTGAGGCGGACTTTATGTGGATCCATTTTGAAAAGGCCACGCCGATCAGCGTTCCCGATGAAGTCATTCGAGCCTTCGAGGCGTATCGAGTCTAA
- a CDS encoding HD domain-containing protein: protein MMTPLFSKSQLQKPGSFKLIPMMKPFVSNHPLFHPDRSLRALLERLCPSLLPYLSGRSLKYLRSGFAVYSFQPDEQTYIDVKEALPRIFHDIADRNLMMAEHSTKIVLPAKYCEEREVHLLIHNPSARHDLQISVDDLFYDWDQSRWQGPSYQDYEGGVLRLVSPTELTMAAALKLCAMTSMLDFTPDDETLTRIREAKPDETLHRSFLRTQLQKIVTGARPSQGFITLERAGLLDAFLPELAASRGLTQNRFHRYDIFHHCIYSCDSVERNDLHLRLAGLLHDIGKVPTRRQTSSGEPTFHSHEVVGAKITGNILHRFGFNKELIQRVKFLVRNHMFHYTAEWTDRTVRRFLARVSLEELTDLIDLRMADRQGSGKGGMLPPQIRKLLHHVEKIRSEEAELKIRDLQVKGEDFMALGIPPGPLYGDILKELLEKVKKGELENTKEALLPAMTEAISRATKSSTG from the coding sequence ATGATGACACCTCTTTTTAGTAAGAGCCAGCTCCAGAAGCCCGGCTCTTTCAAGCTGATTCCCATGATGAAACCGTTCGTCAGCAATCATCCGCTTTTTCATCCAGACAGATCACTGCGCGCATTGCTTGAAAGGCTATGTCCATCGCTCCTGCCCTATCTGAGCGGGCGGTCGTTGAAATACCTGCGCAGTGGATTTGCCGTTTATTCGTTCCAACCCGATGAGCAAACCTATATAGATGTGAAAGAAGCCCTTCCTCGCATCTTTCACGATATCGCCGATCGCAATTTGATGATGGCCGAGCATTCAACCAAAATCGTACTGCCTGCGAAGTATTGCGAAGAGCGAGAAGTGCATCTGCTGATCCATAATCCTTCGGCCCGCCATGATCTGCAGATATCGGTCGACGATCTATTTTATGACTGGGATCAGAGCCGCTGGCAGGGGCCTTCCTATCAGGATTACGAAGGGGGCGTTCTGCGCCTCGTATCGCCGACCGAGCTGACAATGGCCGCGGCGCTCAAGCTCTGTGCCATGACCTCCATGCTCGACTTCACGCCCGACGACGAAACGCTCACGCGCATCCGCGAAGCGAAGCCCGATGAAACCCTTCATAGGTCGTTTCTGCGTACGCAGCTACAGAAGATCGTCACTGGAGCACGTCCCAGCCAGGGCTTTATTACTCTGGAGCGAGCCGGATTGCTTGACGCCTTTCTTCCTGAGCTGGCTGCCAGTCGGGGATTAACGCAGAACCGCTTTCATCGTTATGACATCTTTCATCATTGTATCTACAGCTGCGATTCCGTCGAACGAAACGATCTGCATCTGCGACTGGCCGGGCTTCTGCATGACATCGGCAAGGTGCCGACGCGCCGGCAGACCTCTTCGGGCGAGCCGACCTTTCACAGCCACGAAGTCGTCGGAGCAAAGATTACCGGCAACATCCTGCATCGCTTCGGCTTCAATAAAGAGCTGATTCAGCGCGTGAAATTCCTCGTGCGCAATCATATGTTCCATTACACGGCCGAGTGGACCGATCGCACGGTACGCCGATTCCTGGCCCGCGTTTCGCTTGAAGAGCTGACCGACCTCATTGACCTTCGCATGGCCGATCGCCAGGGAAGCGGCAAGGGCGGTATGCTTCCGCCACAGATTCGCAAACTCCTGCACCATGTCGAAAAGATACGCAGCGAAGAGGCCGAGCTGAAGATCCGCGATCTTCAGGTCAAAGGCGAGGATTTCATGGCGCTTGGCATTCCACCCGGGCCGCTCTATGGAGACATCCTGAAAGAGCTGCTTGAAAAGGTGAAAAAAGGCGAGCTTGAAAACACAAAAGAAGCGCTTTTGCCTGCCATGACCGAGGCCATAAGTCGCGCTACGAAATCAAGCACCGGTTGA
- a CDS encoding MBOAT family O-acyltransferase: MLFNSVLYLLFFGLLYLLYWTIPASRRVTLLIMGSMLFYAVWGLTGEGWVGIRWTLHFLAAIGFSHFMNRAIYDATEQQTKKRLLSFTVVVLLINLAVFKYAAFFLGFLIDLGVPAEALPDAKGLFLPLAISFYTFQIIAFTVDVYRGTIKDRPTASSYFLFILFFPQLIAGPIMRSTDFLDQKPFLNSRRMYDGGWLIVGGLIKKVLLADPMGNYVAPVFGNPTAYTSWSILLAGMSFSLQVYCDFSGYTDMARGSALLLGYSIPENFKAPFFSLSARELWQRWHITLTTWLRDYIYIPLGGNRVSVVRNYFNQFLTFALGGLWHGADYTYIFWGGMWGILLAVERFVEQVLGIKTVPEKNVPMKLLKGLFMFVLFAIGALMFRSQPVMMGETLISSTRIMGQMLGGLFINWPDRLMDVYASTGADTSALSAVFGSQVFALSEIPQPDTIAGMFVALIFFHFVQYKPGFFERWRRFDPYLLPLAGAITGGFLLPALSQSGHQFIYFVF, translated from the coding sequence ATGCTTTTCAACTCCGTTCTGTATCTGCTCTTTTTCGGCCTGCTTTATCTGCTCTACTGGACGATTCCGGCCTCCAGGCGCGTCACCCTGCTGATCATGGGCTCGATGCTCTTCTACGCTGTCTGGGGATTGACGGGAGAAGGCTGGGTCGGTATCCGCTGGACGCTGCACTTTCTTGCCGCGATCGGCTTCAGCCATTTCATGAACAGGGCTATCTATGATGCCACCGAGCAGCAGACGAAGAAGCGTCTGCTTTCATTTACCGTCGTCGTTTTATTAATCAACCTTGCCGTGTTTAAGTATGCGGCGTTCTTTCTCGGCTTCCTGATCGACCTTGGCGTCCCGGCCGAAGCCCTGCCCGACGCAAAAGGCCTCTTTCTGCCTCTTGCCATCAGCTTTTATACGTTTCAGATCATCGCCTTCACCGTCGACGTTTACAGAGGCACGATCAAGGACCGTCCGACGGCGAGCAGCTATTTCCTGTTCATTCTCTTTTTTCCGCAGCTCATCGCCGGGCCGATCATGCGCTCGACGGACTTCCTCGATCAGAAGCCGTTTTTGAACTCTCGACGTATGTACGACGGTGGATGGCTCATTGTCGGAGGCCTGATAAAAAAGGTTCTGCTTGCCGATCCGATGGGCAACTATGTCGCACCTGTTTTCGGGAATCCGACTGCTTACACATCCTGGTCCATTCTTCTCGCCGGCATGAGCTTCTCTTTGCAGGTGTACTGCGACTTCTCGGGTTATACAGATATGGCTCGCGGCTCGGCGCTGCTTCTTGGCTACAGTATTCCCGAAAACTTCAAAGCGCCTTTCTTCTCGCTTTCGGCGCGCGAGCTGTGGCAGCGCTGGCATATTACTCTTACGACCTGGCTTCGCGACTACATCTATATTCCGCTCGGCGGCAACAGAGTCTCGGTCGTGCGCAACTACTTTAACCAGTTCCTGACGTTCGCCCTTGGCGGACTCTGGCATGGCGCCGACTACACCTATATCTTCTGGGGCGGCATGTGGGGCATTCTGCTTGCCGTCGAACGCTTTGTGGAGCAGGTGCTTGGTATCAAGACCGTTCCTGAAAAGAACGTGCCCATGAAATTGTTGAAAGGCCTTTTTATGTTCGTGCTTTTCGCTATCGGCGCCCTGATGTTCCGGTCGCAGCCCGTCATGATGGGCGAAACGTTGATCTCATCGACGAGAATCATGGGTCAGATGCTGGGCGGGCTCTTTATCAACTGGCCCGATCGCCTTATGGACGTCTATGCTTCAACAGGCGCAGACACGTCGGCACTTTCGGCCGTTTTCGGATCGCAGGTGTTTGCGTTATCCGAAATACCGCAACCCGACACCATCGCCGGAATGTTCGTCGCCCTTATCTTCTTTCATTTCGTTCAGTATAAGCCGGGATTTTTCGAGCGCTGGCGACGCTTTGATCCGTATCTGCTTCCGCTGGCAGGGGCCATTACCGGAGGCTTCCTGCTCCCGGCGCTCTCGCAGTCAGGTCATCAGTTTATCTATTTTGTCTTCTGA